A genome region from Candidatus Methylomirabilota bacterium includes the following:
- a CDS encoding bifunctional phosphoglucose/phosphomannose isomerase, whose amino-acid sequence MMLDDLAALARIDRHDTRTVLASFPTQCRTAVALALSPVEPLPRPRAVIVAGMGGSAAGGDVLAACAAERIEVPVLVHRGYGLPALAGAADLVIVVSYSGDTVETLSAARTALERGCRLVAVTAGGRLAALARRHGLPAVMLPAGLMPRMALGYLFFPMLAVLRAADLTVPTDAEVEEALGELQTLTGELAPDSPTAANEAKRLALAIGDRVPVVYGGPATGAVAYRWKTDLEENAKTFAVAGAVPEMNHNEIEAWGTRPATAMHVVLLRDSLEAPEIRRRFAVLRELIAGQVAVSEAWTRGKGGLARLFSLIALGQWTSFYLAALRGVDPWAVPLLEGFKARLNDSPPVT is encoded by the coding sequence ATGATGCTCGACGATCTCGCGGCCCTGGCCCGGATCGACCGCCACGACACCCGCACGGTGCTGGCGAGCTTTCCCACCCAGTGCCGGACGGCCGTCGCGCTCGCGCTCTCGCCGGTCGAGCCGCTGCCGCGGCCGCGGGCGGTGATCGTCGCCGGCATGGGCGGCTCGGCCGCCGGCGGCGACGTGCTGGCCGCGTGTGCGGCGGAGCGCATAGAGGTTCCGGTGCTGGTCCACCGAGGGTACGGGCTACCGGCGCTGGCCGGAGCGGCGGATCTGGTGATCGTCGTCTCGTACTCGGGGGACACGGTCGAGACGCTCTCGGCGGCCAGGACCGCGCTGGAGCGCGGCTGCCGGCTGGTGGCCGTCACCGCGGGCGGCCGCCTCGCCGCGCTGGCTCGACGTCATGGCCTGCCCGCGGTGATGCTGCCGGCCGGGCTCATGCCGCGCATGGCGCTGGGCTACCTCTTCTTTCCCATGCTGGCGGTGCTCCGCGCGGCTGACCTGACCGTGCCCACGGACGCAGAAGTGGAGGAGGCGCTGGGCGAGCTCCAGACGCTGACCGGCGAGCTGGCCCCCGACTCGCCGACGGCCGCGAACGAGGCCAAGCGACTGGCCCTGGCCATCGGCGATCGCGTCCCCGTCGTCTACGGGGGACCGGCGACCGGGGCCGTGGCCTACCGGTGGAAAACGGATCTGGAAGAGAACGCCAAGACCTTCGCCGTGGCCGGCGCCGTGCCCGAGATGAACCACAACGAGATCGAGGCCTGGGGCACGCGGCCGGCCACGGCCATGCACGTCGTCTTGCTCCGCGACAGCCTCGAGGCCCCGGAGATCCGCCGGCGCTTCGCCGTGCTCCGCGAGCTGATCGCCGGCCAGGTGGCGGTGAGCGAGGCGTGGACACGAGGCAAGGGCGGCCTGGCGCGCCTCTTCTCGTTGATCGCCCTCGGGCAGTGGACCAGTTTCTACCTGGCCGCCCTCCGCGGCGTCGATCCCTGGGCCGTGCCCCTGCTGGAAGGCTTCAAGGCGCGTCTGAACGACTCGCCGCCCGTCACGTAG
- the metK gene encoding methionine adenosyltransferase, translated as MARDEYLFTSESVTEGHPDKIADQISDAVLDSIIAQDPTGRVACETLLTTGLVVVAGEITTSCYVDIPRVARETIRHVGYTRAKFGFDADTCAVIAAIDEQSSDIAMGVDRLGAGDQGLMFGYACRETPELMPLPIMLAHKLTMRLAELRKTGVLGYLRPDGKSQVTVRYVDGQPRSVETVVVSTQHGPEVTNEQIREDIVKHCVVPTLPPELIDRQRCVFHVNPTGRFVTGGPMGDTGLTGRKIIVDTYGGSCPHGGGAFSGKDPTKVDRSASYMARHVAKNIVAAGLAERAQLQVAYAIGVADPVSIMVETFGTGKVPNARLEQLVRRHFDFTPAGIIKYLDLRRPIYRKTAAYGHFGRSEPEFSWERTDRVKDLRDDVGM; from the coding sequence ATGGCGCGAGACGAGTACCTGTTCACGTCGGAGTCGGTGACCGAAGGGCATCCCGACAAGATCGCCGACCAGATCTCCGATGCGGTCCTCGACTCCATCATCGCCCAGGATCCCACGGGACGCGTGGCCTGCGAGACCCTGCTGACCACGGGGCTGGTGGTGGTGGCCGGAGAGATCACCACGTCGTGCTACGTCGACATCCCGCGCGTCGCTCGGGAGACCATCCGTCACGTCGGCTACACGCGGGCCAAGTTCGGCTTCGACGCCGACACGTGCGCCGTCATCGCCGCCATCGACGAGCAATCCTCGGATATCGCGATGGGGGTGGACCGGCTGGGAGCCGGGGATCAGGGGCTCATGTTCGGCTACGCCTGCCGGGAAACCCCCGAGCTCATGCCCTTGCCGATCATGCTCGCCCACAAGCTCACCATGCGGCTGGCCGAGCTGCGCAAGACGGGCGTGCTGGGATACCTCCGGCCCGACGGCAAGTCCCAGGTGACCGTCCGCTACGTCGATGGGCAGCCCCGGTCGGTGGAGACGGTGGTGGTCTCCACCCAGCACGGCCCCGAGGTGACCAACGAGCAGATCCGCGAGGACATCGTCAAGCACTGCGTGGTCCCGACCCTCCCGCCCGAGCTGATCGATCGTCAGCGCTGCGTCTTCCACGTCAACCCCACCGGTCGCTTCGTCACCGGCGGCCCGATGGGGGACACCGGGCTCACCGGGCGGAAGATCATCGTGGACACCTACGGCGGCTCCTGCCCGCACGGGGGCGGCGCGTTTTCGGGTAAGGATCCCACGAAGGTCGACCGGTCGGCGTCGTACATGGCCCGGCACGTGGCCAAGAACATCGTGGCGGCGGGGCTGGCCGAGCGTGCGCAGCTGCAGGTGGCGTACGCGATCGGCGTCGCCGATCCCGTGTCGATCATGGTCGAGACGTTCGGCACCGGCAAAGTCCCCAATGCCAGGCTCGAGCAGCTCGTCCGGCGGCACTTCGACTTCACGCCGGCCGGGATCATCAAGTACCTCGACCTGCGGCGTCCCATCTACCGCAAGACGGCGGCCTACGGGCACTTCGGCCGCTCCGAGCCGGAGTTCAGCTGGGAGCGGACCGATCGCGTCAAGGACCTGCGTGACGACGTGGGAATGTGA